The Pontibacter pudoricolor genome contains a region encoding:
- a CDS encoding M28 family peptidase: MKALFVWLVCLVGTTSAFAGNADTVKLKQHLLAITATAQPRNHQHTDALNQVAAYIRSEFEQLNGQVQEQVYTVAGNEYRNVIFSAGPADAPRLVVGAHYDVCEDQPGADDNASGVAGLLELARLLNNHTLPFRIDFVAYTLEEPPYFRTEHMGSYVHANSLYEQQAKLMGMISLEMIGYFKDEKGTQRYPVAPMKLFYGSRGNYIAIVQRFGNGSFGRSMLRNYKKAATLPVKSLRAPAFVTGVDFSDHLNYWRFGFDALMITDTSFYRNSNYHQPTDTIYTLDFKRMGEVVDAVYTSILKLP, encoded by the coding sequence ATGAAGGCATTATTTGTATGGCTGGTCTGCTTGGTAGGTACTACATCTGCATTTGCCGGCAATGCAGACACTGTAAAGCTAAAACAGCACCTGCTTGCCATTACCGCTACAGCGCAGCCACGCAACCACCAGCACACCGATGCACTTAACCAGGTAGCAGCATATATCCGCAGTGAGTTTGAGCAACTAAACGGACAGGTACAGGAGCAGGTATATACCGTGGCCGGAAACGAATATCGTAATGTTATATTTTCGGCAGGCCCTGCAGATGCCCCACGGCTGGTGGTAGGAGCACACTACGACGTGTGTGAAGACCAACCCGGCGCAGACGATAATGCCAGCGGTGTGGCAGGCTTGCTGGAACTTGCCAGGTTACTCAATAACCACACGCTGCCTTTCAGGATAGATTTTGTTGCTTATACCTTAGAAGAGCCTCCATACTTTCGGACAGAGCACATGGGCAGTTACGTGCATGCGAACTCGCTTTATGAGCAGCAGGCAAAGCTGATGGGTATGATTTCTCTGGAGATGATAGGTTACTTTAAAGATGAGAAAGGCACACAGCGTTACCCCGTAGCCCCCATGAAACTGTTTTATGGCAGCCGCGGCAACTACATTGCCATAGTGCAGCGCTTTGGTAACGGCAGTTTCGGGCGAAGCATGTTGCGCAACTATAAAAAGGCCGCTACGCTACCTGTAAAATCATTACGGGCACCGGCTTTTGTAACCGGCGTAGACTTTTCCGATCATCTGAACTATTGGCGCTTCGGGTTTGATGCACTCATGATCACAGATACTTCTTTTTACCGCAACAGCAATTATCACCAACCAACCGACACCATTTATACCCTGGATTTTAAGCGCATGGGTGAAGTGGTAGATGCCGTTTATACTTCTATTCTGAAACTACCATAA
- a CDS encoding lysophospholipid acyltransferase family protein: MLYTLLKLLYKAGLWFFFRKLEVRHAHLIPDNGPLLVVSNHPNTFMDPIVIAAQLKQPVFFIAKSTVFGSKFQNWMLRQMHLIPIHRKEDNPNATISNDDAFAASFKALDQQKTLLIFPEGNSFNQRRLRKLKTGTARIALGAASESNREVKILPVGLNYSAPTRFRSDVFVNVGKPISVSDYLATYQHDGPAAVLALTEEIRVRLEKLIIHTPTDEEDELARQVEAIYRDRLSPIVPAGALPQEQDFIVTKGIIKSITHFSQTEPDRIATIKQELSNYTRQLQRLGIQDPVLSKESSDVMKQSIIGLLYIILGFPIYLFGLVHNYIPYIVPSKVARAVTKEEEWFAPIMLTVGIFTFPICYGLELWLAHEWLNIAGIKLLLYFLSLPLSGFFTLHYWNTLQRTQSHWLLLRLFYSRQNIVKKLRAQRQHLIALLEKAQQDYLQKVS; encoded by the coding sequence ATGCTTTACACCCTCCTGAAGCTGCTTTACAAAGCCGGGCTCTGGTTCTTTTTCCGGAAACTGGAAGTGCGCCATGCTCACCTGATACCCGACAACGGCCCGTTGCTGGTCGTATCTAACCACCCGAATACCTTTATGGACCCGATTGTAATAGCTGCCCAGCTAAAGCAACCGGTATTTTTTATTGCCAAGAGCACCGTGTTTGGCTCTAAATTCCAGAACTGGATGCTGCGCCAGATGCACCTGATACCGATACACCGCAAAGAAGATAACCCCAACGCAACTATAAGCAACGACGACGCTTTTGCTGCCAGTTTTAAGGCGCTCGACCAACAAAAGACACTGCTTATTTTCCCGGAAGGCAACAGCTTTAACCAGCGACGCCTGCGCAAACTTAAAACCGGCACCGCCCGCATTGCCTTAGGCGCTGCGTCAGAAAGTAACCGGGAAGTAAAAATATTGCCGGTCGGGCTGAATTATTCTGCCCCTACCCGTTTCAGGAGCGACGTTTTTGTAAATGTTGGAAAACCGATCTCTGTATCTGATTACCTGGCAACGTACCAGCACGATGGCCCAGCTGCTGTGCTTGCCCTTACCGAAGAGATTAGGGTGCGGCTGGAAAAGCTGATCATACACACCCCGACAGACGAGGAAGATGAACTGGCCCGGCAGGTGGAAGCTATTTACAGAGACAGGCTTTCGCCTATAGTACCAGCCGGCGCGTTACCCCAGGAGCAGGATTTTATAGTTACCAAAGGCATCATTAAAAGCATAACACACTTCAGCCAGACGGAGCCTGACCGGATTGCAACTATAAAACAGGAACTGAGCAACTATACCAGGCAATTGCAGCGCCTGGGCATACAGGACCCGGTGTTAAGCAAAGAAAGCAGCGATGTGATGAAGCAAAGTATCATCGGGTTACTGTACATCATACTGGGTTTCCCGATTTACCTTTTTGGCTTAGTGCACAACTATATTCCGTATATCGTGCCGTCTAAAGTGGCCCGCGCCGTAACTAAAGAGGAAGAGTGGTTTGCGCCTATTATGCTTACCGTTGGCATTTTTACTTTCCCGATATGTTATGGGCTAGAACTATGGCTGGCACACGAATGGCTGAACATAGCTGGGATTAAGCTGCTCCTCTATTTCCTAAGCCTGCCACTGAGCGGCTTTTTTACACTGCATTACTGGAATACGCTGCAGCGCACACAAAGTCACTGGCTGCTTTTACGCCTGTTTTATAGCCGGCAAAATATAGTTAAGAAGCTCCGGGCGCAACGCCAGCACCTTATAGCGTTACTTGAAAAAGCGCAGCAGGATTACCTTCAGAAAGTGAGCTAA